In Campylobacter showae, the genomic stretch CGTAGCCGTAAACGCCGCTCTTGCCAAACGGAAATAGCCATCCAAGCTCGCCCGCGCCGCGGTTTGTTTTATCAAAATGCAGGTTGTTGCGCACCATCGCCGTAAAGACGTGACCGCGGTAAGGCAGAGCGAAATTTATATCCATATTGCCGATGTATTTTTCGATGTCGGGATTGTCGTCGCTGCCTTTGCTTTCCGGTATGCGCGCCCACGCTCGCGGGATCACGACGAGGCTACCGGCGTAAAGTTTAGCCTCGAGATATACGCGGTTCCATGAGCGCGACTTCTCGCCGCCTTGGCCGTTACTCTCGTGCAAAAGTCCCGCGCGTAGGTAATCAAGACTCGGTAGCGCCTCAAATCTCATCGGGACGGTTATGAAAATCTCGGGGCGATAGTTGGTCTCGCGAAACGGCGTAGAGCTCTTAGCCGTCTGCCACCACGAGCTTTGCGAGTAGCCCGCCGAGATCGTTTCGTTCATGTCAAACACGTCGTAAAATAGCGGCTTTTGCAAGCTGATTTGAAAAGCGGTCTCAAATCTGCGCCTGCCTTCAACGTCGTTAAACGCGTACGTCGCGGGCAGGAGGTAGTTTAGATGGTGCATTTTTAAGCCCAAAATTTCATCCACGTCGTATGCCTCGCCGCTTTCAAATTTCGCTTTCGGGCGCTCTTTGGATGCGATTTTTTGCTCC encodes the following:
- a CDS encoding phospholipase A codes for the protein MKKIIVLLAILLNLAIVAQAETAKQNLDSQSENAAENLTEPTAKDEAKHLYEAAAKLEYEGDKTRALQLYKLAAKKAIFTDKDGETAAMERSVIAPSDSVADAPVEEQKIASKERPKAKFESGEAYDVDEILGLKMHHLNYLLPATYAFNDVEGRRRFETAFQISLQKPLFYDVFDMNETISAGYSQSSWWQTAKSSTPFRETNYRPEIFITVPMRFEALPSLDYLRAGLLHESNGQGGEKSRSWNRVYLEAKLYAGSLVVIPRAWARIPESKGSDDNPDIEKYIGNMDINFALPYRGHVFTAMVRNNLHFDKTNRGAGELGWLFPFGKSGVYGYVKYFTGYGESLIDYNRHTDKVGIGFAILK